AGCATAAAGTACTTGACACATTCCGCAAGTCTGCCGATACTCAATCATATGGCTGCCCCGTTATCGGATCCGCCCGCGCTCCATGACCGGGCCCTGCAGGACCTGTCGTTCATCCGACGCACCATGGAAGGGGCGGCGTCGTTCACCGACGTGCCGGGGTGGGGATTGGTGTGGGTCGGTGCCACGGCGTTGGTGGCTGCACCGCTCGCCGACGCGCAGTCGGATCCGGCGCGATGGCTGACGGTGTGGATGGCGGCGGCGACGATGGCCGCGTCGATCGGTGGCGCGGCGATGTACGCCAAGATGCGAAAGCGCGTGGGCGACGGTGACGCGCTCCGGCTCAGCGTACCGGCACGCAAATTTCTGTTCAGTTTCTGGCCCGCGATTCTCGTCGGCGCCGTGCTCACGTGCGCGCTAGTCGATCCGTACACCCCGGGCATTCCGTCGCATCTCACGGCGCGCGTGCTCCCCGGCCTCTGGTTGTTGCTGTACGGCATGGGTGTCACCACGGCCGGAAGCTTCTCCATCCGCGCCGTGCCGCTGATGGGTTTTGGTTTCATCACACTCGGCGTGCTCGCGCTGTTCGTGCCCGCCGCCGACGGAGATCTCATGATGGCGCTCGGCTTTGGCGTACTGCATCTGGTGTTCGGCGTCCGCATCGCGCGGAGGCACGGTGGATAAGCGTGCCGGCAGTGCTGCGCGCGCCCGTCGCGAAGCACCCGATGACCGCCCGCGCGATGAGGGAACGCCCTTGAAGGCCATCGACGGAGACGCGTTGACGCCGATGGCGCTCGATCGTCTCATCCACGAGCGTGTTCGACTGGCGATCGTGAGTGCGCTGGCCGTGCATGCATCACTGACGTTCAACGAACTCAAGGCACTGCTCGAGACATCGGATGGCAACGTGTCGGTGCATGCCCGGAAGCTCGAAGACGCTGGCTACATCACGTGCACGAAAGGCTTTGACGGGCGCGTCCCGCGCACCGAGTACCAACTCGCGGCCGCCGGTCGCGCCGCCCTCGAGCGGTATCTCTCGCATATGGAAGCGCTGATCAAGCGCGTGGGGGGCGCGTGACGCGTGTACCGCAACATCTGGCGTTGATCATGGACGGCAACGGCCGGTGGGCCACCGGCAAAGGACGCCCGCGCTGGATGGGACATGTGCGTGGCGCACACACCGCGCGCGAAGTCGTGTCGTACTGCGCGCAGCGTGGCGTGGAGCAACTCACGCTGTACGCGTTCTCCAGCGACAACTGGAAGCGTCCGGCGGACGAAGTGGGATTTCTGTTCGATCTGTTCGCATCGCATCTCGAACGTCAGTTGGCCAAGCTGCTCAAGCATGGCATCCGCCTGTCGGTGATCGGCCGACGTGACCGCTTGCCGCGCGCGCTGTGCGACGCCATTGCGGCCGCCGAAGCGCGCACGGCCGATGGACGTCGCATGCACTTGCGTGTGGCGGTGGACTACTCGAGTCGCGCGGCGATTCACGAAGCGTTCGCCATGGCCGAAGGGCGAGGCGATGCGCTGTCGAGCCCGAACATCCTGCCGCCGGTCGATCTCGTGCTGCGCACCGGCGGCGAACGCCGCTTGTCGGACTTCCTGCTGTGGGAGAGCGCGTACGCCGAACTGGCGTTTCTCGACGTGAACTTTCCCGATCTCTCGACCGCCGATCTCGATGGCGTCTTTGCCGACTACGCCAAGCGGGAACGGCGGTATGGCGACGTCCCCGCTCCGGCGAACGCGAAGGTGAGTGCCTGAGTTAGCTCGACGCTTAGCGCTCCGACGATCCCAGTGACTTCGGTGCACCGCCGATGATCTCAGGGAGTGCGGCGGCCACCGCCCGCATTTCGTCGGGCGTGCCGATCGAGATACGCGCCCAGTCGGTGTACGGCGGAAAGGCGCGGCCGATCATGAAGCCCTTCGCGAGCATCGCCTTTTGTACCTGTTCCACCGGCATGCCGGCGTGGAAGAAGACGAAGTTGGTCTGCGAGTCGGTCATCTTGCGTCCCATCTTGGCGATGGCCGTCTTCATGATTTCGCGACCTTCCACGTTGCGCTGCTTGCACATCGCCTGAAATGCGGTGTCCTGCAGCGACGCCGCCGCGCCGAGGGCACCGAACACGCCGGGCGCGCTCGTGCTGAGTGGCTGCAGGCGCGCAATGATATCGGGGCGCGCGATCACGAACGCGGTGCGCAGTCCGGCAAGGCCGTGGATCTTGGACCCGGTGCGCGAGATGATCACGTTCTCGCCCTTCTTCACCATGTCCACGAGCGACGAGTACGAGGGGTCGGTCACGAAATCATGATACGCTTCGTCGACCAGCACCATCGAACGGCGCGACGCATTGCTCACGAAGCTGCGCAACTTTGCGTTGTCGGTGACGTTGGCCGTGGGATTGTTCGGGTTGCACACGAACGTGAGATCGACCGCCTGCGTGAGACGGCGGTCCATGGTGTCGAGGTCGTGCGTGAGATCCGCCGCCAACGGTACCTTGTGCACCCTGATGCCGAGCGACTCGGCGTAGCGCGGCAGTCCTTCGTAGGTGGGCCACGCGGTGAGTACGTCGCCTTTCATGCCGTAGGCCAGGCAGACGATGCTCAGCAGCTCGCTCGAGCCGGCGACGATCATGATGTGATCGACCGGTACGCCCACGGAATCGGCGTAGACCTTCTTCAGATTCGGCAGTGACGGTGCGCCGTACCAGGCGTGCTGCTTCCAGCCGTCCTCGATCGCCTTGCGGGCGCTCGGCGCCATGCCGTACGGGTTCTCGTTAGAGGCGAGACGGATGGGCCCGTCAGCGCGACGCGCGGCGGCCACCATCTGCTCGTGCGCCGCGAATCCGGCCGCCGTCGTCTGCCCATCGATCACGTGCACGGCATCGCTTTCGAGTGCCGGAAGCAGCGAGGGCGTCAGGGATCCGGTGGCCATGGCCCCGCCGGCCACGAGCCCCGACGACTTGAGCCACTGGCGGCGGGAGAGCGGCGATGGCGTGAACGGCGTCATGAGCAGATCCTCTGGTTGTGGTGGCACAGCGAGCACAACGGAGACTCGAGGGGGCCGGACGGAGGCGCATACGCTCCGAACCAACCACACAAAATGGTACGGCCACCGGGGCGGAACCGCACGTTAAGATGTCGGCACCTTGTTGGGCTGTGGCCCTCGGGCGGCTGGCGGAGGCCGATCGGTCAGCTCATCGCGCGTTGAGTCGCTGCTGCACCATGCGGCGCAGCGTGCCGTCCTCGAGATACCGTCGCAGATACTTTCCCGGGCAGCCCGTTTCGGCGTAGTTGTAGTGTCCACCGATACGATCGATAGGCAGGTTGTTGGCCTTC
This region of Gemmatimonas groenlandica genomic DNA includes:
- the uppS gene encoding polyprenyl diphosphate synthase translates to MTRVPQHLALIMDGNGRWATGKGRPRWMGHVRGAHTAREVVSYCAQRGVEQLTLYAFSSDNWKRPADEVGFLFDLFASHLERQLAKLLKHGIRLSVIGRRDRLPRALCDAIAAAEARTADGRRMHLRVAVDYSSRAAIHEAFAMAEGRGDALSSPNILPPVDLVLRTGGERRLSDFLLWESAYAELAFLDVNFPDLSTADLDGVFADYAKRERRYGDVPAPANAKVSA
- a CDS encoding winged helix-turn-helix domain-containing protein, whose translation is MDKRAGSAARARREAPDDRPRDEGTPLKAIDGDALTPMALDRLIHERVRLAIVSALAVHASLTFNELKALLETSDGNVSVHARKLEDAGYITCTKGFDGRVPRTEYQLAAAGRAALERYLSHMEALIKRVGGA
- a CDS encoding pyridoxal phosphate-dependent aminotransferase, encoding MTPFTPSPLSRRQWLKSSGLVAGGAMATGSLTPSLLPALESDAVHVIDGQTTAAGFAAHEQMVAAARRADGPIRLASNENPYGMAPSARKAIEDGWKQHAWYGAPSLPNLKKVYADSVGVPVDHIMIVAGSSELLSIVCLAYGMKGDVLTAWPTYEGLPRYAESLGIRVHKVPLAADLTHDLDTMDRRLTQAVDLTFVCNPNNPTANVTDNAKLRSFVSNASRRSMVLVDEAYHDFVTDPSYSSLVDMVKKGENVIISRTGSKIHGLAGLRTAFVIARPDIIARLQPLSTSAPGVFGALGAAASLQDTAFQAMCKQRNVEGREIMKTAIAKMGRKMTDSQTNFVFFHAGMPVEQVQKAMLAKGFMIGRAFPPYTDWARISIGTPDEMRAVAAALPEIIGGAPKSLGSSER